In Spirochaetota bacterium, one DNA window encodes the following:
- a CDS encoding DUF3795 domain-containing protein, with product MHIAPCGMNCSLCRAYQRRVKPCPGCAGPEEHMPKYCARCRIRHCAEPGRAGAKFCHECPSYPCALMKRLDARYRSRYGMSMLENLDSIARMGKAAFVKSEKKRWACPACGGILCVHHEACPSCSGRNPHFPG from the coding sequence ATGCACATCGCCCCCTGTGGAATGAACTGCTCCCTCTGCCGGGCGTATCAGCGCAGGGTAAAACCCTGTCCCGGATGCGCCGGGCCGGAAGAGCATATGCCTAAGTACTGCGCGAGGTGCCGGATCCGGCATTGCGCGGAACCGGGGCGGGCTGGCGCGAAATTCTGCCATGAGTGCCCGAGCTATCCGTGCGCGCTGATGAAGCGGCTCGACGCGCGCTACCGGTCCAGGTATGGAATGAGCATGCTTGAAAACCTGGATTCTATCGCGCGGATGGGAAAGGCGGCGTTCGTAAAATCGGAGAAGAAACGATGGGCGTGCCCGGCCTGCGGGGGGATACTGTGCGTCCACCACGAAGCGTGTCCCAGTTGCAGCGGCAGGAATCCCCACTTCCCGGGATAG